A part of Leptospira neocaledonica genomic DNA contains:
- a CDS encoding Dps family protein translates to MKPNIGIPEKDREAINQGLQKLLADTYFLYLKTHNYHWNVTGPLFNTLHLMFMTQYTELWNALDLVAERIRSLGYPAPGTYKAFSSLTSLKEEDGVPKAEDMLKNLVDGHEAVIRTARAILPSADSGGDEVTTDLLTQRLEIHEKTAWMLRSMLE, encoded by the coding sequence ATGAAACCAAATATAGGAATCCCGGAGAAGGATAGGGAAGCCATTAATCAAGGCCTGCAAAAACTTCTAGCAGATACGTACTTTTTATATTTAAAAACTCATAACTACCATTGGAACGTTACCGGACCTTTATTTAATACATTACATTTGATGTTCATGACCCAATACACTGAACTTTGGAATGCTTTGGATTTGGTGGCAGAAAGAATTCGTTCTCTCGGTTATCCGGCGCCCGGAACCTACAAAGCATTTTCTTCTTTAACTTCTTTGAAAGAAGAAGATGGAGTTCCTAAAGCAGAAGATATGCTTAAAAATCTTGTGGATGGACATGAAGCAGTGATCCGAACTGCAAGAGCGATCCTTCCTTCTGCAGACTCGGGAGGGGACGAGGTGACAACGGACCTTCTTACCCAAAGATTGGAGATCCACGAAAAAACTGCTTGGATGCTTAGAAGTATGCTGGAGTAG
- a CDS encoding DegT/DnrJ/EryC1/StrS family aminotransferase — protein MGVPFIDIKRFEPGLLDAWEDKVKTLSKNASFIGGEEVALLEKNLATTAGTKYSIACANGTDALQLALRALGVGKGDKVLVPDSTFWATFESVVNVGADPATVDTNPDDLQMDFEEFKKALEEVKPKAAIIVHLYGWGSSKLEEYRKLCKEKGVFLLEDGAQSFGVLYKGKPIYQDALITTTSFYPAKVLGGAGDGGAVFTNDEELANKVRMLGNHGRTSHYGYGDVGWNSRMDTLQAAFLNLNIPYLDARIASRRKAAEKYYQVLPGLGVNVIHPPKDFQENGYCNVTLFDPAERPKIQEVLKTKGIGSAVIYPGAMSDQPGAKPYIVGKFGKEHRTGKICDSILNFPLFPYMTDSELEEVFAAIKEYKK, from the coding sequence ATGGGCGTACCTTTCATAGATATTAAAAGATTCGAGCCGGGATTACTAGATGCTTGGGAAGATAAAGTAAAAACTCTCAGCAAGAACGCCTCCTTTATCGGAGGAGAAGAAGTCGCATTATTAGAAAAAAATCTGGCAACAACTGCTGGGACCAAATATTCAATCGCATGCGCGAACGGAACAGACGCACTTCAGTTAGCACTAAGAGCCTTAGGAGTCGGGAAAGGAGATAAGGTATTAGTTCCTGATTCTACCTTCTGGGCAACGTTTGAATCAGTAGTGAACGTAGGAGCTGATCCTGCAACGGTAGATACAAATCCAGATGATTTACAAATGGATTTCGAAGAATTCAAAAAAGCACTCGAAGAAGTAAAACCAAAGGCTGCGATCATAGTTCACCTTTACGGTTGGGGAAGCTCTAAGTTAGAAGAATACCGTAAACTTTGTAAAGAAAAGGGAGTTTTCTTATTAGAAGACGGAGCCCAATCCTTCGGAGTTTTGTATAAGGGCAAGCCGATCTACCAAGACGCATTGATCACCACTACTTCTTTTTATCCAGCAAAAGTTTTAGGCGGGGCAGGAGATGGTGGGGCAGTCTTCACAAACGACGAAGAGCTTGCAAATAAAGTCAGAATGCTTGGAAATCACGGAAGGACTTCTCATTACGGTTATGGAGATGTGGGTTGGAATTCCAGAATGGATACCTTACAAGCTGCATTCTTAAATTTGAATATTCCTTATTTAGATGCAAGGATTGCTTCTCGCAGAAAAGCAGCTGAAAAATATTACCAAGTTCTTCCAGGTTTAGGAGTGAATGTAATCCATCCTCCAAAAGACTTTCAAGAAAATGGATATTGTAATGTAACTCTTTTTGATCCTGCAGAAAGACCAAAAATCCAAGAAGTTTTAAAAACAAAAGGGATCGGTTCTGCGGTTATTTATCCTGGAGCTATGAGTGATCAACCGGGAGCAAAACCGTATATCGTAGGTAAATTCGGAAAAGAACATAGAACCGGAAAGATCTGTGATTCTATATTAAATTTTCCTTTATTTCCGTACATGACTGATTCCGAACTGGAAGAAGTTTTTGCCGCGATTAAAGAATATAAAAAATAA